The nucleotide window tttcttattagtacatattacaaattttaaaacaaacatggaTGCAACACATATTGAAACTAACCTATGAAGTGCAATGTGGTCTGCCTGTAAACAATGAAATTACCTGTTGTGTCGATAGTGCTTGATATTTCTGACCAGGTTTTAATGTGTCGCGACAAGCCTCAACGTATTTCTTCCATTTCTGTAGGATGAATTGTTAGAAAAGATAGTTAGTAAACATTACTGAAGTAGTTAATGTCGTGTTGATAGTAAGTATATTAGTGACGGCTAGTATTTTTCAGGTCAGAAAGTCAGGTGATTCAGCTTTTAGCCAATGAGATAACTCTATCTTCGGGGGAAAAGAAACACTGTGGTCAAACTATCCAAAAagatgtttaaataaaaataacattataaaTTTAGGTGAGAGCTCTATTTTCCCCCAAATGTGACGTTATTCAGACTTTAAATATTGAGTTTGTTGTTGtcaaatcagttcatttagagTCAAATTCACATTCTTAACAAGGTTTTTGTTACTGAAGTAAATTTTTCACCAGCCTTCTGAATTCTCTCAAACGTTTTTTTCACTTAAATATATGCTGTGTGGACGTAATTGAAGGTTTACCAGGGCACATCCGTGTGCCTTCTCCACCTCAATCAAACCTCCTATTATTACAGACAAGTATAAGGAGTGTAATCAAGTTGAAGTAGAGTTACATACGTGAATGTTATGTCATTCACACTATGTTCAAGCATTAACACACAGTGTAGTATTTTTGTCTTGAGCTAACAGCTGTTGGAGCACAGATAGAAACTTTGCTTGCTGTCAAGCTAGTTATGCACAAAGTAGCTTTACTTACATTTGACCAGTTTTGATGTGGTGGAGTAAAATGCATAACTTGAGGTTAACATCAGTTAGAAAGGTCTCAGCTCTAATTATTTAAACTGCTTGAATTGagaatttttaccaaaattttcATTGCAAAGTCaccaaagaataaaaaacttaGCTCGATTAACTAGTttgaaatttataattttttgtgttttaaatttatgtaaacTTCACAAGATCTTTTTCGTCTGATATAAAATCAGCATTTACTTTAAGGtgaaccatttttaaaatttatttctgtttacttttatttacattataaggaaatattttttgccaGAGCAGTCACGTATTGGGCAAAACAAAGCCTTATTTTAATGACCTATAAGCTAATCAAACGAATATAACTTATAGTCATACACAGTCTTTGTAACAGTCAGGCAGCAGTCATAAAGCTGATAATTATACACTTCGAAACTACAACTCAGGTTatgagacaaaaaaaaaattacttcagcatttttaaaatgtgaaaaatatttttacttacaGGTGATGGTGTATGTTCGTATGGATTGTTATGCCGTACACCACAATCAGGGCATATATCCTGAACTTCCACAAGATCATCAGGTGGATGACGTTCTCCGCAATCAGGACAAATGTCATACGTATTTTGTCTTCCTATAAAATATTAGAGCTTTTATGGCTTAAAGAACTTTGTGACTTAAAATACATTGAGAGATCAAACCAAGACCTGCAAAAGTTAGCAAAGGTTTTGAAATATGGTGCATGTCAGAAGGGCAGTATAGCATTTAACTCAGGTTGTCCAGTCAAAATTAAAGGGGCTACGCAACTGCTGTTGGTTTTGGAATTTAGTGACTCACAttgaaagtcgagctgatggcagCAAAGAACAAACTGGCTTTTTTTCTGGCATggatgtaatttacagactcgaacatatagatatatctaaaatttttatcttctccagccttggtcatgttttcatccagaatgtgtctggctgaaatatttctttgtaacatacttttcgaaaaaaaaatattgaaccagccaGCAAAGTGCACTAGTCTGTTCATTGTGCAAAACGcatttgccggatttttaacatATGCGCGGGATATATGAGAAGTGAgaattttaaccggttcgtagcccctttaacacATGATTTTTCTGAGCCTTGAATTACCCTAAAAATGGTAATTGATAGTATATGGAAAAGTTCTATTTgacctaaatttttttacattttccgaCACATCAAAAAATAACTGATATTTTAGgattttttctgaaattttgacaatgttttaaaatttcctgACAAATCCTGACATTATTGACAAAGTGAACTCCTTGAAACTGCCAAGTAAAAATCTACAAGCCcaataaattaaaatgaaaacttcaaaaaaattttgccGCATTAGAGGTCACATTTTAGGTGTGATATATTTATGGTCCTTCAGATTTAAAGGGTTAAGAAAACTAATATTAAtgagaaatattttgaaaaaaaattttttttttaaagaaccccCACAAATTTAGCAAGACTTAAAATTACAGaagaattttgttaatttcctGTAATTTCACAcatgttttttatcttaatttagtGTAAATATTCTTCCAAAACAAAAAACGTTGACTCCTTTAGTTAATTTCACAAGTTTAACTATTTCGAAAAAAATTATAGCCACAAGAAGCAAAAGACAAAGCTTTGACAATGAGAGTtctaaaatcatttcaaatacAAATGATGCTCAAACCTTTTATATTATGCCCTATTCTTTTATTTGTTATATCATCTTCATCTTCAGAACTTGACGTTGTTTCATCATTTCTAATTCTTGCAATTATATTTTTGCCTCTTTTTCCATGACCATTGTAAGGGCTAACTTTGTATAATCCTTGCTGATGTTTGTTGGGTTGAGATGGTGAAAAACCTAAGTATGTGATATTTTAACTTAAACTCGTGAAACGGTCCTTTATGGCCACGTTATAAAAGAAACTAAAGTTTCCTAGTGTTGTTTCCTTTTGTACACAgtactttatttttactttttttaattttaatatttcttctTGTTAAAAGTCAACAACTTTTGTTTACATAACAAATAGCATTTTTAAGAAACGGTCTTTCTAATGCATGTAAGTGTGATCCCAGTATTACAGATAATCCACAGAAATCTAAAATAGTGGCCGCAAATCCCAAATTGTAATTTCATTAAGGTTGTTTGAAGTATTAAATCTCATTCCTTCACAAATTTTATGAAAGTCCCATAACTTGGATAAATATAGTTAGCTTCTATTGGGAAATTCAGGATAAATTCCAGTTAGGAAATCAGCATTTCATGACTAATAAGGATGCTGGATTACACCCTGTTTAATTAGACTTTATTGTGCTGCTACAcccaacaaaataaataaacaaaagcctTACCTTTTGCATGTTTTTTCTGCAAGTTTTTCCCTGACTGTGTATCCTCGATAAATTGTTGAAGCAGCGAAACATGATCGGTTATCAGTTGATGTACATCTGGATCATCAAGATAAATTTTATGTCTTGTTCGTTtcctttttgttttactttgacTATTTTGTCTGGATTTTGTTGCTGTGACAGGTTCAACTATCTTTTTTTCAgttgttttattattatgtAATGGGGTCTGTGGAGGAGTGTCCACGTCAATAAGCTTGTTTTTTATTGACTCATCTTTACTTTCAGATAacctcttttttcttttctcttttcttttaaGACGTGAAGCCATGTCATTATTTACTTTTTCGTCTACAAATTCACCTGAACTATTGAACATATCCTTAATATTGTTTTCATGTGTAACTTTCTCTGTCATGTGTTTTCGcagctttttctttttcatgacATTGACTTCTTCTGCTGGTTGTTGAGATGTTTCACCAGAACTAGCATACCCTCCCTTACTATCTATCCCTTCGTGTGATGATATCTCAGAACCTGAATCTCCTTTAAAACCTAACCCACTTAAATCACTTAATACTTTAACTGGTTTTCCTGGTTTCACTTGAATTTCATTACTTGCTGGAGAGACACTGACTTCTTCTAGTTTTGTTGCTATCTCAGATATAGAATCATTAGTTAAAGACTTAGTCATTGTCTCAGGTACGTTGAAAATTTCAGTTTCATTTACTTCTGTTTCCTCTTCGTCATTGAGACTTATAAGTGTCCCTTCTTTGACAATGGGTGTGTCACTCTCATTTACGCTGTCCTCTTTATCATTGACATCAGTATACATCTCAACATCACCTGTGTAGCCCATAATTTCTTCCTCACTTGCAGAAACAGATTCACCTTCGTCAAGGTCACTTCTGTGTACAATCTTACCAGTAACTTTGACGGTATCAGCGAATATATCTAATAAAGAAAGATAAGCCTATCTTATAATACACTTAATACACTTTAAacaagtaattattttttttaaagtgtatAAGGTGATTAATTTCGATATAATTTTGGAATTTATTCTACTAACAgtgttaaattatatttatattccTTTATACAGACTTTCAACCTAAGCACCATCAACACTTGTATAGGTCTGCAGGTTTAAAGTTACTTCAAATTTAACCTGTATATAGTAGCAAGGCACTCTGCAATTTCTAAGCACAGCATTGGTAAAATTCAGCACATACAATCCTGTACATAATGCAATCCTTAAGTTCAGAAACTACCTTATCAATACCTGTATATTCTTCCAACTCTTCTTGTTCCTCACCAGACGACAACAATGCAGCATTGTCATTGTCAGACACTTTAGCAGCATGTCTTTCCTTTTCTGTTGGCATCATTAATGCCTCGCCGTCTTCGCTGTTTGACATTTTAGAACTCTATTCATACAAATTTATTAAGTTAAGAAAAGAGTATATTATATTGAGTTGATATAAGAcagtaataaaatatttaacttcAAAATGTTTGCTTTCGTGAAGGCTTAAAGCAGTTCAATATTATATGGTTAATTATAATAAACTAGAAATTAACCTTTCTATAAGGGTTCATGTGAAGAAAGTGGCATAGATATTTGCAAGTCATATAATGCACTTTTTTGAGAttctaaaaattacttttagcgaatagagcttgaaacgctgaacAGTTGGTTATAGAATAGAAAACACAATATAAGATGCAATTTCCCCCCATCGAAGCAATTTGCCTCAAAGTTAAGTGGAATCCAATAATGTGGGTTATTGAATTATAATcaacaacaaatatatatataccatagcGATCTGATGCCAACactgtttatttttcttgttcagCAAGTCAgataagttattaaaaaaatcaaagatgaGATAAAAACACTTAGTTGTTTGTTATGGGATGAGTGCATTTTGCAAAAACAGCCATTTTGTATCTGGTTATTTTACTGGAAGTGACTAACCATAACAAACACagagagaaagaaagaaaaatactcAAATGCTTAGAAACCAAGACACAAAACTGGTTATTTAGCCTTGGAAAATTGAATGACCATCACATATTAAGCACAAAGTAATGGAATTACTTGGGAAGTTAAACTAGGATTTGACAAATACATTCACTAAGCTTTGCAGCTTCTGACTCTCTAACCTGGTCAATACATTCAGCTTTCTACTTGCACTTTTACAAAGCTTGTTTATGTGTCCTAAGCTTGTTACTAAATTCAACACAAAGTAATTTAACCTTATTGCTCTTTGGCACAGAAAGGCCTAAATTAATTGAAAAAGGTTATGTTGACAGCCTAGCACCATAACATGCTACCTTTCAGTATTTAAACAAAGGAAACTGTTTCAAAACGTTTTTGGTAACAACCTTCATTTCATCAACCAACCAAAGTCTGACACAGTCAAAGCTCTTTTCTAGATTGATTAATTTGAAAAGgttgttaataaaaatatttaatagtaGAGGACCGAGAACTGATTCTCGAGGGATGCCAGCTACAACATCTAATGAATCATAGACGGATCCaactttaatattttcttttttcttcctgTCACAGAAGTAGCTGAAAAGAATCTTCAAATCTAATTGACTAAGACCATACTCTAAGTTTAGCTGACAGAAGGTCATGATTTATTGAGTCAATCACAATCAATCTAAAATGTTGCCCTTGTCCAGAAAACTACACCAATTTTCGAACATCTGTTATAGAACATTTGTTAAGtccttaaaatttttgaaagccTAAAATGAAAAGATTAATTTTGACTTAATAAATTGAGATAGTtgttaaacaatgttttttcaaaaaatttagaaaatatcTACACTTATTGGTCGATGATTATGCAACTTTGGCATAGTCATTCTTTTTGAAGAGTGGTGAAACTTACACAATTTTCAAAACAGAGGGAAATTCAGATGACTGAATGGCAGCATTAATCAATCACTGGCGTATCCAGAGGGTTTTAGACGCCGGTATACCGGTTTGGGTGCCCAAactaagtctttctcggtcgCCCTGTGGGCTTTGACTCAGGATTTATAAGCCtctacacttttttttaaatttatccgccctcatttttttatatgtctAACCAACACAacgtttttttctgaaaaacatGTCTAATGCTATGATACTTATCCTGCTTCTTAGCTTACCCCAACTCTTTCTGCCTTTCAAACTTGTGTTCTGCAAagtgtatttttctttttatattacaCATTTTCATATCAAGCACTCTTTACATCCAGGATATTTCCCTATCTCACTCGTGCCTTttgcatacatacatacattttGTAAACACTGGTAACTAGTCTATACTCATCCAGCCATGTAAATTTGCATTGGCATTTGGATTTGCCAACCTGGAAGCCAAGCTACATTGATTCAAGGatagtatttttatttgtacgTGTGCCAAGGTTTTCATGCTGAGAAAATCTCTTTATAACGTAGGCAGAAGTGATCTTGTTTTAAAGGgtgtggaaaaaatattttaaatttaagttaTTTCATACTTTGAAAATCAACCGTGTCACTCTAAGGAAATCAGAGTCGAAGTTTTCGatgaatagaaaaataaaacgtCTGCAAAAGATgaggtaaatttaaatttaaatcccCAGAGTAAAGAAGAAGCTGACCTCTGAGGTGCCTATAAATCGCTTTGCTGACCTCATTTTCATTATGGGTTGGTAATATTTTGCCAAACTTCGGCTGACAACCACAGTAAAAATATCATATTTGGAAAaaccaaagtaaaaaattatattgctgACTAACATTTTATGGAAAATTCAGAGGTAAcattctatattttttttaggcATGCAAAACTTGATgttaaaacaaaatagaaaaatacactTTTTCAGAATTAATGAAATGAAGGGAAAAATTTAGTACTTAACTTTAatgggaaatatttttaaaagtaaaaacattcaaagCATTATTCAAAAATGCTCCCAAGATATATGTATAGTAAATACAAAATTGCAAACAAAATGTATGAAAATCTTTTAGTTTTGTAAATGGAACAAATTTTCTAAACAAGGGGGTCATTTTTTAAGgcgtttttctttataatctcaaaaaatttttaaataatatatatttagatCATTGTCTAGATAATTTTATATGCTTTTGGAATATAACTAAGTCAATGCATTGACCACCATCCAATTTTAGTTACACAATTTTTAATACATAGCACTTCTTTCCCTTATTCACACCTTAAGCTCTCAGGTCTTATCtcgcaaaatatataaattcttaaaaacTGCCAAATCCaaagacatatatatatattcagaaatttaaaaattataacacaataaaacaaataacaaattaTGTCAAGGGTGTCCAGGAATTAAtactaatgtaaacaaaatagtcTCTTCTTGTTAGGAAAGGTTTAAATACAACCTTGCCTCctgtgataaaaaataaaatataattcctGAAATCTTGCATTGGGACATTCATGGTGAAGCTCCTGGAATACACCATGGCAGCATGTTCAAAACCTGGAAAATTTTGGTCAAATCAGGATAATCATTCTCCTGGTCAGAAAATGTCACatgatcatttaaaaataactaaCATGTCTGTATTTGTTTTAGGGTAGTCCTTATGATTTTAGGGAAAACACACAGTTCGCGCTGCCAACTGTTCTGGCGGTCACTTTGCTACTTTGCTCTTTTTACAAAGGGACTGAATTTTTGCTAGTTCAGCTTTAGTTTAATTCAGATACTTGTATAGTAGTTCTTGTTAATCAAAGCTTCTTTCCTGTGAGAGTTTGGGACCGTGAGAGGTCCGTGTTTTTACCACAGGACATTCCGAAAAAGATGGTTTTTCAATTATAACTACACAAAAGGTAGCTATACACATAATAGCTGTGCCGGTCACAAACACAAACTACATTTAGTTTGaaagttaaacaaaaattgGAAAGGTAGTT belongs to Hydractinia symbiolongicarpus strain clone_291-10 chromosome 1, HSymV2.1, whole genome shotgun sequence and includes:
- the LOC130640776 gene encoding amyloid-beta A4 precursor protein-binding family A member 2-like isoform X3, with the protein product MSNSEDGEALMMPTEKERHAAKVSDNDNAALLSSGEEQEELEEYTDIFADTVKVTGKIVHRSDLDEGESVSASEEEIMGYTGDVEMYTDVNDKEDSVNESDTPIVKEGTLISLNDEEETEVNETEIFNVPETMTKSLTNDSISEIATKLEEVSVSPASNEIQVKPGKPVKVLSDLSGLGFKGDSGSEISSHEGIDSKGGYASSGETSQQPAEEVNVMKKKKLRKHMTEKVTHENNIKDMFNSSGEFVDEKVNNDMASRLKRKEKRKKRLSESKDESIKNKLIDVDTPPQTPLHNNKTTEKKIVEPVTATKSRQNSQSKTKRKRTRHKIYLDDPDVHQLITDHVSLLQQFIEDTQSGKNLQKKHAKGRQNTYDICPDCGERHPPDDLVEVQDICPDCGVRHNNPYEHTPSPKWKKYVEACRDTLKPGQKYQALSTQQDPDDVKQDTLPSIEGPHTLEELTEGAKYQLKYLGSSQIITQHPVTKETRMQQAQEAYNRIKGQGDDEDEDDVSTNVNMVISLERIKIINKDTKFEDVMMDHALRTVCFICDMGKILVLMARRLTSDHSTDFSIEQGKPISLGSIVGDRENKTSKNICHVFECEIEASKIAKAIGQAFNVAYRQFLQTNGIAHEHVEEAEYCHVLESQKLVGADLDQLTDKSNARDVVVVKKRGDYLGIMLLESGWGSMLPTVFVAHLANYSAAARCQQLLVGDHILSCNGASLVGLPLSECNTILRNTRSSNRVVLRVVSCPPVVDVVVSRPDVKYQLGFSVQNGTICSLLRGGIAERGGVRVGHRIIEINGDSVVAKSHQHIVDILANTIGSISMKTMPVAMYRLMVGDDQPQHV
- the LOC130640776 gene encoding uncharacterized protein LOC130640776 isoform X2; the encoded protein is MSNSEDGEALMMPTEKERHAAKVSDNDNAALLSSGEEQEELEEYTDIFADTVKVTGKIVHRSDLDEGESVSASEEEIMGYTGDVEMYTDVNDKEDSVNESDTPIVKEGTLISLNDEEETEVNETEIFNVPETMTKSLTNDSISEIATKLEEVSVSPASNEIQVKPGKPVKVLSDLSGLGFKGDSGSEISSHEGIDSKGGYASSGETSQQPAEEVNVMKKKKLRKHMTEKVTHENNIKDMFNSSGEFVDEKVNNDMASRLKRKEKRKKRLSESKDESIKNKLIDVDTPPQTPLHNNKTTEKKIVEPVTATKSRQNSQSKTKRKRTRHKIYLDDPDVHQLITDHVSLLQQFIEDTQSGKNLQKKHAKGFSPSQPNKHQQGLYKVSPYNGHGKRGKNIIARIRNDETTSSSEDEDDITNKRIGHNIKGRQNTYDICPDCGERHPPDDLVEVQDICPDCGVRHNNPYEHTPSPDPDDVKQDTLPSIEGPHTLEELTEGAKYQLKYLGSSQIITQHPVTKETRMQQAQEAYNRIKGQGDDEDEDDVSTNVNMVISLERIKIINKDTKFEDVMMDHALRTVCFICDMGKILVLMARRLTSDHSTDFSIEQGKPISLGSIVGDRENKTSKNICHVFECEIEASKIAKAIGQAFNVAYRQFLQTNGIAHEHVEEAEYCHVLESQKLVGADLDQLTDKSNARDVVVVKKRGDYLGIMLLESGWGSMLPTVFVAHLANYSAAARCQQLLVGDHILSCNGASLVGLPLSECNTILRNTRSSNRVVLRVVSCPPVVDVVVSRPDVKYQLGFSVQNGTICSLLRGGIAERGGVRVGHRIIEINGDSVVAKSHQHIVDILANTIGSISMKTMPVAMYRLMVGDDQPQHV
- the LOC130640776 gene encoding amyloid-beta A4 precursor protein-binding family A member 2-like isoform X1 translates to MSNSEDGEALMMPTEKERHAAKVSDNDNAALLSSGEEQEELEEYTDIFADTVKVTGKIVHRSDLDEGESVSASEEEIMGYTGDVEMYTDVNDKEDSVNESDTPIVKEGTLISLNDEEETEVNETEIFNVPETMTKSLTNDSISEIATKLEEVSVSPASNEIQVKPGKPVKVLSDLSGLGFKGDSGSEISSHEGIDSKGGYASSGETSQQPAEEVNVMKKKKLRKHMTEKVTHENNIKDMFNSSGEFVDEKVNNDMASRLKRKEKRKKRLSESKDESIKNKLIDVDTPPQTPLHNNKTTEKKIVEPVTATKSRQNSQSKTKRKRTRHKIYLDDPDVHQLITDHVSLLQQFIEDTQSGKNLQKKHAKGFSPSQPNKHQQGLYKVSPYNGHGKRGKNIIARIRNDETTSSSEDEDDITNKRIGHNIKGRQNTYDICPDCGERHPPDDLVEVQDICPDCGVRHNNPYEHTPSPKWKKYVEACRDTLKPGQKYQALSTQQDPDDVKQDTLPSIEGPHTLEELTEGAKYQLKYLGSSQIITQHPVTKETRMQQAQEAYNRIKGQGDDEDEDDVSTNVNMVISLERIKIINKDTKFEDVMMDHALRTVCFICDMGKILVLMARRLTSDHSTDFSIEQGKPISLGSIVGDRENKTSKNICHVFECEIEASKIAKAIGQAFNVAYRQFLQTNGIAHEHVEEAEYCHVLESQKLVGADLDQLTDKSNARDVVVVKKRGDYLGIMLLESGWGSMLPTVFVAHLANYSAAARCQQLLVGDHILSCNGASLVGLPLSECNTILRNTRSSNRVVLRVVSCPPVVDVVVSRPDVKYQLGFSVQNGTICSLLRGGIAERGGVRVGHRIIEINGDSVVAKSHQHIVDILANTIGSISMKTMPVAMYRLMVGDDQPQHV